CCGCGCTCCGTAACAACTTCTGCCGGCGGGATCGGCGCGTCATCCGCGGGAGGTGTCGGCACGCCGAGGGACGAAAACTTCTCGTCGATACGGACGCTGTGCCGTAGCGTTCCCGAACGAGGCGAACAGCCGATGGAAGTCTGGGTCACGAACCTCCAAAACAAGATCGCCGTTGAGCCGAATTTCATCCGGGATGTCGTGAGCGAAGTGCTGCGCCTTGAAGGCCACCGAAACCCACCAGACGTGAGCGTGGCACTGGTCGACAACACATACATCCGCATGCTGAACCGGGAGTATCGTGGCACCGACCAACCCACCGACGTGCTCGCGTTTCCGATGGAACCGGACCGCGACGGCTCCGGGGAGCCGGCGCTCGGCGACATCGTCATCTCGGTGGAGCGCGCGCGGGAACAGGCCCGCCAGTTCCGACATCCGCTGCGCCGTGAGGTCGCGTTGCTCGCGGTGCACGGATTGCTGCACCTGCTCGGGTACGAAGACGAGACCGAGGCGGGCGCGTCGGCGATGTGGTCCAGACAAAAGATGCTGCTGGAGAAGATCCTCGGCGCGGAGGCCCGGGACGCGCGGTAGCGGATTCCGCCGCTGCCGTTGGGCACCGCCGCGGTCCGGCGTGGGACGGCTGCGTCCGAGACGCCCCGCGCACGCGCGCCGCCCGGTCCGTTCGTAGATGTCCGCTCGATCATCCCGCCCGCGGTCGTTCCTGACGTCGGTCGCGTGCGCCGTCCGGGGTCTCACCGGCGCGGCGCGCACGCAGCCGCACATGCGGGTCCACCTCGTGCTCGCCGCGGCCGCGCTCGTCACCGGCGCGTGGGCCGGGTTGACCGGGGTCGAGCTCGCCGTGATCGCGCTCGCGGTTGGCCTCGTGCTTGCGGCGGAGCTCGCGAACACAGCGATCGAATGGTTGACGGATGCCGTCCACCCCGAGCCGGGGCCGGTGGCGGCCGCCGTGAAGGACGCCGCCGCCGCGGCGGTGCTCGTCGCGGCCGCGGTCGCCGTATGCGCGGGCGCGTTCGTGCTGGGCGCGCGCATCGGCGCGCCGACCGCGGCCGTGGATCGCGGGCTTCCTCTGCTGGCCGCGGCCGCGTGCCTGGTGGCGCTCGCCGCCGGAGCGGCGCGCGTCCGTCGATGAGTCGCGTGCGCGCGTCCCACAGGCGCGTTCGGCGGAGTCGCCCGCGCGGCGGCGTCCGTGGTATAAGTATAGTGATGACGATCGCGAACGCACCCTTGAGCCGGTCGACGCGCGGCGCGCGCACCACGCGGGACAGGTAGGTTATCCCGCCGTGGCCGGGTCGAACCTTACCTTGTGGGCGGTGGTGCTCGCGCTCCTGATTCTGTCCGGGGCGTTCTTCAGTGCGTCAGAGACTGCGCTGTTCGCGTCCAACCGCATGACCCTCCGGCGGATGCGCGACCGCGGCGACCGGCGGGCTCGCGTGGCGCATCACCTCCTCGAGGCCCCGGGCGACCTCTTGACCACCCTGCTTGTCGGGAACACGATCGCCGACGTCGGCGCGTCGGTGTTGGCGACGTCGATCGCGATCTCGCTCGCCGGGCGACACGGGGAGTGGATCGCGTTCGTCGGCGTGACCCTGATCGTGTTGATCGTTTCCGAGATCGCCCCCAAGACCCTCGCGGCCCGTCACGCCGACCGCATGGCGCTGTGGGTGGCCGAGCCGATCCACACGATCGGCCGGCTGTTCCGGCCGCTGATTCGGGTCCTGTCGCTCGTGGCCACGATCTTGATCCGGCCGTTCGGCGCTCCGATCACGACGCGCCCCCCGCTGGTGACCGAGGAGCAGCTTCGCTTCCTCGTCCAGGTCGGCGAGGAGGAGGGCGTGATCGAGGAACGCGAGCGCGACATGATTCATTCGGTCTTCGAGTTCGGCGATACGGTTGTCCGCGAGGTGATGCGCCCCCGGATCGATCTTGTCGGCGTGCCCGCGTCCGCCACGATCGACGAGGCGCTCGGCCTCATGATCGAGAGCGGGCACTCGCGCCTCCCCGTGTACGAGGGCAGCGCGGACCACATCGTGGGCGTCGTGTACGTGCGTGATCTGCTCGCGCCCCTTCGCCAGGGACAGCACAACCAGCCCGTCCTCGACGTGCGGCGCCCGGCGTTCTTCGTGCCCGAGACGAAGAAGGTCGACGAGCTCTTCCGCGAGATGCAGCGCAACAAGGTCTCGATGGCCATCGTCCTCGACGAGTACGGCGGCACCGCCGGCCTCGTGACGATGGAGGATCTGGTCGAGGAGATCGTCGGGGAGATTCAAGACGAGTACGACTTGGAAGAGAAGCCGATCCAGGTGCTCGACGAGCGGACAGCCGTCGTGAACGGGCGGACCCACATTCACGAGCTGAACGAGGCGCTCGGGCTCTCGTTGCCCGACGAACACGTGGACGTGGACACCGTCGCCGGCCTGATCTACGAGACGCTCGGCCGCGTGCCGCAGCAGGGCGAGACGCTGACCGTGGCCGGTACGGAGCTCCGAGTCGAACGGACGCACGGGCAGCGCATCACGAAGGTACGGGTCACGCTGCCGGCATCCGTTCCCAAGGAGGAGCCGGCCACGCCGTAGATGGAGCCTCCCTGGCTGCCTCCGCCGTTTCGCCGTTCGCTATTGGATGAGGTGCAGGTCGCCGAACTCGTGCCAGAGGTAGCCCCCAGCAATGGCGGCGCGATATGCCTCGGCCAAGTGAGCGCGCCCGGCGAACGCCTCGAGCATCGCGAGGTGTGATGCGCGGGGTTCGTGGAATCCCGTCAGCAACGCGTCCACGGCGCGCACCCCGCGTTGCGGGGTCACCACCAGATCGGTCCAACCCTCGCTCGC
The genomic region above belongs to bacterium and contains:
- the ybeY gene encoding rRNA maturation RNase YbeY — encoded protein: MEVWVTNLQNKIAVEPNFIRDVVSEVLRLEGHRNPPDVSVALVDNTYIRMLNREYRGTDQPTDVLAFPMEPDRDGSGEPALGDIVISVERAREQARQFRHPLRREVALLAVHGLLHLLGYEDETEAGASAMWSRQKMLLEKILGAEARDAR
- a CDS encoding diacylglycerol kinase, which gives rise to MSARSSRPRSFLTSVACAVRGLTGAARTQPHMRVHLVLAAAALVTGAWAGLTGVELAVIALAVGLVLAAELANTAIEWLTDAVHPEPGPVAAAVKDAAAAAVLVAAAVAVCAGAFVLGARIGAPTAAVDRGLPLLAAAACLVALAAGAARVRR
- a CDS encoding hemolysin family protein translates to MAGSNLTLWAVVLALLILSGAFFSASETALFASNRMTLRRMRDRGDRRARVAHHLLEAPGDLLTTLLVGNTIADVGASVLATSIAISLAGRHGEWIAFVGVTLIVLIVSEIAPKTLAARHADRMALWVAEPIHTIGRLFRPLIRVLSLVATILIRPFGAPITTRPPLVTEEQLRFLVQVGEEEGVIEERERDMIHSVFEFGDTVVREVMRPRIDLVGVPASATIDEALGLMIESGHSRLPVYEGSADHIVGVVYVRDLLAPLRQGQHNQPVLDVRRPAFFVPETKKVDELFREMQRNKVSMAIVLDEYGGTAGLVTMEDLVEEIVGEIQDEYDLEEKPIQVLDERTAVVNGRTHIHELNEALGLSLPDEHVDVDTVAGLIYETLGRVPQQGETLTVAGTELRVERTHGQRITKVRVTLPASVPKEEPATP